Genomic DNA from Parambassis ranga chromosome 10, fParRan2.1, whole genome shotgun sequence:
CCAGCCACCCCTACAGCCTCTCCCATTACATCTCCACCCCTTCCCCAGCTGTGGATGTCAAAGGCCTGATCCAGCCCTCCCCAGCCCAGCAGCGGTCTGCCCAGCCTGGGCACACTAAGCCTCGCCGGGCCCCCTCCTGGCCCGACATGTGGGAGTCACCCAGCGGGCTCCACCTGGCCCATGCCGCAGAGCTGCTGATGCGTGCTGGGCTGCTGGCTCTCACCCCTGCCACTTCAGAGCAAGCCAGCCTGGGTGCACAGAGCAGCCAGCCGGCTAaaagagaggctgcagaggcaaAGGAGGCAAAGGGggatggagagggaggtggATCAGGGcccgaggaggaggaagaggactcCTCTGGATGTGGCGCTGACTTCCAGCCTTTCCTGGGTGCCTGGTTCCCCTTCAGTCCTGCTCTGTTCCCTCTGGCAGGCTTCCAGATGGGGGGAGGTCACTGGAGAAGTGCGGCCATGGGAGCTGAGGGCATAGAGGGCCTGGTCGCTGAGGGCTACTCCCCTGGATCTTTAGGCGGAGGCAGCggagggagaaggaagaggaagaggtgtgGGGAGTGTGTACCATGCCGGCGTCAGACGAACTGCGaacagtgcagcagctgccgCAATCGTAAGAGGGGACACCAGATCTGTAAATACAGGAAGTGTGAGGAGCTGAAGAGGAAGCCTGGGGGGCCAGGGTTTGAGAACAGAGTGTCTGGGTTTGATCTAAGGGGGTCCGACTTTACTTTGGGTCTGGCACAGGAGAGAAGCAGTGGAGCCTTGGATGGATAGTACTGCTTGTGGTGGCAGCATTTTTCAGAGGATCCTGGTTGGATGATTGTTGAGGAGCTGCagttgaacaaaaacacacgGGACACCATGTTAACACGCTCAGACTGTGGTTCAGAGATCTATGGATCTTGTGTTTAAGCGAGGAGCTGCACTTCTGTTTAAGAATGTCCACACTTGTTCCCATCCTTTCTTTTGACAATCagtgaaacagagaggagagacagaaggataCCAATGTGTGTCAATATTTAGACGATGACAAAAATGCTGTAAATAGACTGTAAATATCTGGAAAACATTATGTCCTTTTTTACATTGCTTTCCAGTTTGGATGTATTGTGCTTCAACATAAGAAGGAgccaaatgttttgtttctatTGGGgagttttgtttctgttgttctgACGTCACTGCATCAGTAAGAAATGAATGAGTTCAGCCTCGGCTAAATTATTTCATGTGCAACTTGTACTGTATAGCTCTGTTTGCCCTTTTGAAATAAAAGAAATTTGCCATGTGCACTTGTCTACAAGGTTTATgtcacgtctgtgtgtgtccgtgtgtgtgttcatttctaATTGGgcgtatgtgtctgtttgtaacCGTGCTTCCACACacgtgtgttcatgtgtgtgtttgtgtggattaTGAGTCACCTAATGGTGTGGCTGAGAGCCTTATCGCaaccccacagacacacacacacacacacacacacacacctatactCTGCCTTGGCAAGTCCGGTGGATGCACTTGAGCACACCTAacctgacatgcacacacatttccgAATGCTCCTGTCCTCCCTCACATGCTGATGCAATTTCCCTTTTGTTCACAAGTGTGTATCAtacacagatgcagagagatTTTAAAAAACGAACACACAGCCAGCTGGACTGAGGCTACAGGGTGGGTTTTTGCTTGTTGCCGTAACGATGGCTGATGTGATAAGACCTTCTTCCTCGGCGCCACACTCCAGGGGACCGCAGGGAAGACGTAACCATGGCAACGGCCGGCCCGAGGTGTCACGCTATAATTGGGCCACGGCTGCACTTCCTGTGAGCCTTCAGTCAGGGGGATCGCagagggactgtgtgtgtgtgtgcgtgtgcatctgtgggggtggggggttcgtgtgtgtgtgtgtgtgtgtgtgtttatcaggcagggagagagagagagagagagagagagagagaggaaaagagaaagcaCCGCACGCCAGCCAACACAGGACACTGCCAACTCATGGAGAAAAGCAGTGAGCTCCAACATCATGCTATTACAACGCTCCCACTGaatgagaaacacacagtctttTAGTTTGAGTCCACAGTCTAGTGTTTCTTCATCTCCCAGACAAAGGAGGAATTTCAAATTCTTGGATCTGCAGCTCCCccccttctctttctgtctcttcagtGCCTTTCTAGTGATTTGGAGcttaatccccccccccctggtctcgtcacacatgcacacacacacacacacacacacacacacacacacacacacacacacacacataccggAAATCTGTGTCACCCGCTGCCCAGCAGGTCCAGTGACTCCCTGAACGCCTGCAGTCTGGCTCCACTGGCCTGCAAGATGGCAGGAGAGAAAGGGAGtagggggagggagaggtgagGGGGGATTGAACGGAGGacagggcagaggaggaggaggaggaagaggaggggggagagggttGAGAGAGagttgggggaggggggggggggggtttggaaAGCGGATccagggagagggggggggggggggggggcatggtgAAGGGCAGAGGGAGAAGGGGGGAGGGTGGGTAAGAGAGCGGGTGAAACTGGGAGAGATGAAAAGCAGGCCACAGggggagaggaaagaggaagagagggataTGCAGGCAGGAGGACGGGGAGATGGACAGCAGGGGATGAAGATAACGTGGGCCAAACAAAGAGGTAGGAGAGAAGAGTGTGAGATCCAGCAAGCAACGTGATGGAGGCCGATTGAAATGCAGCGAGACAGAAATGCAGGAAGACGGAGGTTAATGACGGATGCATTGTCCAGATAGCCAGTGTGTGCCGTCACAGACCCCCATGGAGCTACATATGTTAGCACCAGCAGCCCTGCCCACTCTGGAGAAAaactcctctcacacacacacacacacacacactgcagtggaaCAACCTGCCAGCCCAAGGCAACCTGCACTGGATCTGGGTGGACCCTGGCTCATGAGCCAGACCTTTGAAATTTTGGCCACTGCGTCTGCTCGGAGACACTGTGTCTCATTGTGAATTTTTTCTTCCTCCGTTGGCTGTATCCCCAGAGTTAGGAAATGTGTAACAGCTTTGCAGAAACAGCATCTTTCTGAGATCACTGCTCATTACGCCTCTGTTATCCATTTGTATTCACTTTTTATACACATGAAAAACACGCTACTCCTGAACAGCAACACAATGGCTTCTTACATCACTGAAGCTCAGGCTCATCTGCCTTCAGGTTATATTTTGGtgacacagaggtcagagggcactcttgacctctgacccccaaAGCTGTTAAAGGTGAATTCAGAATAGACCAACTTCTATAAACAGAGTCACCCACTTCTGGCTTGGTCTTATAGTAGCAGTGAAAGACaacagacaaaataagaaatgtAATTACTCTCACGTTTTGACGCTCAGAGGTAATGTATACACCAAATTCTGTTAATCTTTAGCTTGGTGTCAGCTGTGATAGTTCCAAGAAGCTAGACAGAGCAGGGTGATAAAGCCTGTGTGCCTGCAGTGATATTTCATTATGCCTTATTCTAACGCTGATTGACTGTGGCCAGTGATTATTGAGCTAGAACCTGCACCATTCAATTTGCATGAGTCTTTTCTTGGGGGGAGAGCAGCACAGTCTGACCAGAGCTGTAAtgtttgtatgtatatttttatgtgtGACGTTTCCAGTGAATTTAATTTCCAGTAGTAACCTACgaataaaatataattaactATTTAATTCCAATGACTTCACACACTGAGAATACTGAGAAATGTCATACAGTAAAGTAGCCCCGTGTATATGTGGAAACAAGGAAACAGCAtgaagtttgacattttttagGAAAAAGAATTAAAATTATCCAAATATATTTTGAGGGAAGTCTCGGTTACTGCAGAGTCTGGAGGGTAAATGGAAGGTCATTCAAAGCCTTGTCACATGCCAATGATTGATCAGGCTGTTGATGCTGGTCAGGCttcctgaaacaaacacattgaTAGAGGTAATAGTCTCATTATCAACAATCAAGAGAAGCACTTCAGTGCAGCATTTTAGAGTTAAATCTAATAGATACACTGAATGACACTGAACTAATCTAACATGACTGAGGCGCTATACAGCCTCTGGTTAACTACAGCTAAATGCTAATATGCTACATGTCATGATCAGCAGCTTAATCATTTCTTAAGACAAAGTGCAGCCGTGTCACATGACTCCAGGAGGAGACTAACAGCAGGATGGGAGTGCATTGATTTCAAATGAAGAAGGGACTGTAAGCACTGTCTGGctgagataaaaataaaaactaaaatgaaAATCGAGCCTGATACCTGTCTGTTTCAGCAGCACTCTTACAAGACCTGGTTATTAAAATGTTTCATCTTAACTAGCTCATTTTTGTGCTGCTAAATGTGGCTGTTAGCTGAGGAAATTTGAtcaaaagaaaatgtgaatACATTATGCAAATACTCCCGTCACCACAGCCCAATCCCACTTTTATCATTTCACATGGACCTGCCCGTGTGGGAAGTTTATACTGTTTGATACCATTAGCACAGCTTGTGAGGCCTCATAGTTGTGTTAGAGCATAACTGGCGGAGCTGAAGGAAATGATGGTGTCATGTGAaattcaatatatatatttatgattCTAAAGTTCAGTATAATGGAAGTATAACGTCAATAAAGGATTGTAAATGCTACGTTAAGCTGATGCATATAGTATGGCATTTCATTTTCCAGACCAGCCTACTCGGCAGGTGATCAGGTGATTGGCTGAACCATCTGTCTGAGCTAACTAATCAAATGAACTGCTGAAGTTAAACCAAAACAAATCCTGGATgatctttgaaagctagcaTATAGCATTTAGGACGAGGGTAGAGGGTCTCAGCCGTGTTCCCCTGATAACTGCGAGCTCTTTGTAGATTAGAAATGTGATTGTTTCTAATCTCGCTAACCTGGGGACAATCTGATAAATAtgttagtgtttttttctgtcagaaaCAGCTGACGTTACATACAGAATATGCTGTGTAGATTGTAGATCTGAACTAGACGTGTGGCCTCTGCCATGCAGTATTACATATGTCTGATTAATGTCCCTCTATACTGTTACACAACGTTGTTTTTTGGTTGGACCAATGGCTAAAGTAATAAAACTTGACCATTTTCTGGCCAAATATAAAACCCCTGACTTTTATTTAATTGTCCTGCTAAGCTGCTCAGTTATAATCTAAATAAAACCTAATCATTTTACAAGTGAGGTTATAAATGAGACAACCATTTCCTTCTACTGCCAAGACTACTGTCACCAGCTCTGTAGCGCTATTATACTATAAGCCATGACTTGTATCTTATCCACTGATTTATTGTATCTTTTCACAATGACTTAATTCAGAAAAttcaacgtgtgtgtgtgtgtgtgtatgtgtgtgtgtgtgagtgtgtgtgtgtgtaatccctAGGCTCTCGGATAATATTTAAAATTTGCTGTCAACACGTCATGTGCTCCTTCTGTCCTAATTACCGCTGAACAGGAAATAATCAGGAGCACCAGTGGACTCGTACAACCTCCGAACGAGATGATAGAAACATCACACAAGTCAATGACATGCCTTTTCTTAGGGAACAAAGATGACTGAGCTCCTACAATGCTTCACTGGGAAACCCAACACTGTCCTACTATATATAGCTGGGCCTTTCACACTGTGTGCATGACTGCTTGTGTCCAGTCACATGATTCAAGATATATgggtggacagacacacacacacacacacacatgctgagggtgtggaggaggtgaggaattGCGCAGAGGTTTATTGAGTTGACTGTGACGTTTTGCTTCCCGTGACCAGACTCTCATTTGTTCTGTCTCCCCGAGCGTCTCGGCCTCTGTCTCAGCCTAAACCACATGCTAATCAGCTCTGTTTGATCTCTGATGGGCTGTTTTCTCATGTGTCCTGCTGCATAGATAATTATTGTGCAAGTGACCACAATCAACTTCTCTGAGTCTTCTCCAGCAAGCGCTCCTACACGAGCTGTGAATGGATTCAACTTACACAAAACCTTTAAAGCTGCCAGCAA
This window encodes:
- the cxxc5b gene encoding CXXC-type zinc finger protein 5, coding for MSTAVDIAGPSSPDQAHSSAKIPNEPLRPSLKRSSHPYSLSHYISTPSPAVDVKGLIQPSPAQQRSAQPGHTKPRRAPSWPDMWESPSGLHLAHAAELLMRAGLLALTPATSEQASLGAQSSQPAKREAAEAKEAKGDGEGGGSGPEEEEEDSSGCGADFQPFLGAWFPFSPALFPLAGFQMGGGHWRSAAMGAEGIEGLVAEGYSPGSLGGGSGGRRKRKRCGECVPCRRQTNCEQCSSCRNRKRGHQICKYRKCEELKRKPGGPGFENRVSGFDLRGSDFTLGLAQERSSGALDG